In one window of Denticeps clupeoides chromosome 2, fDenClu1.1, whole genome shotgun sequence DNA:
- the LOC114767362 gene encoding oxygen-regulated protein 1-like isoform X1, whose amino-acid sequence MSDAPPFSRKAPLPAQSSSSGRTLMTSRLPYTEPIASKHVCFYKSGDAQFSGLPVVINNRTFKTFESLLDNLSKRVPLPFGVRTITTPRGHTTVRSLEQLRHGHAYLCSDRRPVKPVDLDRARRKPPPWYHPRPVSEARRRALQHRDNQGVQRRAGRRQESRVLLHTPKRLVVFRNGEPEERHTLLLHKRNAQSFETLLGYMSHVMQFPVMKLHTPDGRRVDGLPALILCSGVLVAAGREPFKSGDYNTQRPPAPTWLPAKRVGGQRLQPGRQKKKSPSSSSKSHLFSPSSERFLINQLQNSVRGSVELGSGQQLESVAETDTLTIGEGMMMDDAQIFPDDDIEKSFRVNQDGSMTVEMKVRLTIKEEETVQWTTTLSRSSITNQIKASQLSQSSMDTCLPVSCNPPPDPGPSASEVSNGRNSREHNGLPPLENSSSDDMEPEQQKEETKIEVSQGQASMESIHQMSEMDIEENVRGSYSYREEMQNGELKQGYCMMQQCSSRPVPKPRSTCLPEGHSNLNASSSLQSHCKSTEIVQLKGGGEEIRETVLHIYEQQTCQDNFLANAQLHVQGLLTCSPPHVKPASSEVVGPEILDKPFCSSSMMWASNQGSSTTSGSFLGSRSAFQALQSSCKDSQPTENQLMSIISPAVKGEDTQRSGIMKKRRPVKFIVRRNHILQTITSEKKHKEHLAEILKDIRKKRNNADHSCSYVKLADHLKAKAVQQLLKKRNKMKVAGYRGDDYVMSFMVENINNEQSAVEQQDTIQAARRNVLEVEDMSGKAVLVRQTSMHEEEHSLRESKELTESISLPALHSSSSMVNEYVQHWLQMSKESSTPPSGLASKKKKTKQVQNKSLPVTPEHCDPARNLLSYPVPKKHSPERTSALRDDCKRSNASDENAPRNSSALSKNLAIKMVQQCTKSPLGKTISPQSTQNDLLSYYASLESVSLSEKSQTPTIISSKSSPLSSYNSLDNQSMNDSLLDKSLSGSNVLEKANNSLKKMDEVHASGTLTKATQTTRNQSCEKPKSSKLTSSQRSDMLTPNTRVSSIKTGRATTSNLQKKVEPIPTTYRVAPDMGVQTKRTFSVRMAARPDMRPVLDQLCLSIQSLKQMSQHKRPSCLEKSNSVPDFSSHVASTFGSSSRVLLAFLCVMTLKDGLANLSTGRQPSSTNPSYSEALMLLDSLKELARIEDAALLNASLSSLQKSVSAHLLHSWRGFQDLSDKAMSCSVSPSSSKGDESSSEGSEEEKVMQELMGELGVPERVREELAALGSDQESMAETHHGQEDVVDRQDCLEDKSVEQSCLEISEQIQEGESIPMCKGSDIPRSLPREDTVSFTDAVLEDEVHVYVKSITNEIVAPQCKVTSDDDNSASDQVTESGFHDEEPSRLHGAELENSTKLPFIYVDKQREDHEESRINDGRQSSVDEAERNIKHKQEKEKEASDVEELETVAQDQDSVSRLKYEVKATEPEECKEDRKSSSEDDEEKFSPEEEDSDVDEEEDSCEEEERVDSNVTEKDVAEIFTSQDCAEQQPEELASCEMDQNVVKNTRSDGHHGTNHEEEDNRQSCSMEEHFILDNPECYTIYQESYNVELTCSPQNRFDCGKILSSPTVAEQAGSIAQTDSSMDGKVKLDTNARSAEHLKTAVQSGAPDSHELKVGTPEGKAARNAKELRQEGISSAQIVHTTESSPNPRTPSTSSSLAFSYDSKGQSKDIEGDVQNSRVKLIREMFMAKSNTNSQSAQRRIPSSCTSEVSESRPETSDGGDYSVQASPELLSGEEDTGRLSIAKGYVRRTIEHLYGKSTLNAKGPEENRAISGPRQKRRDCSSLNSVSSLTSFHEARSQVKADLSYFNATSSFEASTEPMQCITLNAQVDSAGAILIDKGRWLLRENQNSPSFLSESGTLPSGDGDDRLRSRKDDASYSLFHSESVHVSEREETPLSQCTYLTLPHGADSDPEEENSRAEAKTSKRTRESKTSPATEAAKTWAEKNGSLSAFIPEFRVVDNKVHPLPDGPVVTQPPKGQAAQKALSQRPPMEPDLLEVLYVFCGQHCPLL is encoded by the exons ATGAGTGATGCGCCACCCTTCTCCCGAAAGGCTCCTCTGCCGGCCCAGTCCTCCAGCAGTGGGCGAACACTGATGACGTCACGCCTGCCTTACACGGAGCCCATCGCCTCCAAGCACGTCTGCTTCTACAAGAGTGGAGATGCCCAGTTCAGCGGCCTCCCCGTGGTCATCAACAACCGCACATTTAAGACCTTCGAGTCGCTGCTTGACAACTTGTCCAAGCGAGTGCCGCTGCCCTTCGGTGTGAGGACGATCACCACCCCACGTGGTCACACCACCGTACGCTCGCTCGAGCAGCTGCGCCATGGACACGCCTACCTTTGCTCAGACCGCCGGCCGGTCAAGCCTGTGGACCTGGACCGGGCGCGCCGGAAGCCGCCGCCCTGGTACCATCCCAGGCCTGTGAGCGAGGCCCGGCGCAGGGCACTGCAGCACAGGGACAACCAGGGAGTGCAGAGGCGCGCGGGGCGGAGGCAGGAGTCCCGCGTTCTGCTGCACACGCCCAAGCGACTGGTGGTGTTCCGAAACGGAGAACCTGAGGAGAGGCACACGCTGCTGCTGCACAAGAGGAACGCCCAGTCCTTTGAGACGCTGCTGGGTTACATGTCGCATGTGATGCAGTTCCCTGTGATGAAGCTGCACACGCCTGATGGGCGGAGG GTGGATGGCCTCCCTGCGCTAATCCTGTGCTCAGGGGTGTTAGTGGCAGCAGGTCGCGAGCCATTCAAATCCGGAGACTACAACACCCAGCGACCCCCTGCTCCAACATGGCTCCCAGCTAAAAGAGTGGGCGGCCAGCGTCTGCAGCCTGGCCGAC agaaaaagaaatcacCCTCCAGCAGCTCAAAGTCTCACCTTTTCTCCCCGTCTTCCGAGCGCTTTCTCATCAACCAGTTACAGAACAGCGTAAGAGGCTCAGTGGAACTGGGATCCGGCCAGCAGCTAGAATCAGTCGCTGAGACGGACACTCTAACCATCGGGGAGGGCATGATGATGGACGACGCTCAGATTTTCCCCGATGATGACATCGAGAAGTCCTTCCGGGTCAACCAGGATGGCAGCATGACCGTCGAGATGAAAGTACGGCTAACGATCAAAGAAGAGGAGACTGTACAATGGACAACCACACTGAGCCGGTCCAGCATAACCAATCAGATAAAAGCATCGCAGCTTTCTCAGAGCAGCATGGATACATGCTTACCTGTCTCCTGTAACCCCCCTCCGGACCCTGGACCTTCTGCTAGTGAAGTCAGCAATGGACGCAATAGCAGAGAACATAACGGTCTGCCTCCCCTGGAGAACTCAAGCAGTGATGACATGGAACCAGAAcagcaaaaagaagaaacaaagatCGAAGTCAGTCAGGGCCAGGCGTCTATGGAAAGCATCCATCAGATGTCTGAAATGGACATTGAAGAGAACGTCAGGGGGTCCTATTCTTACCGAGAAGAGATGCAAAACGGGGAGCTGAAGCAGGGGTACTGCATGATGCAGCAGTGCAGCAGTCGGCCCGTGCCCAAACCCCGAAGTACATGCCTTCCAGAAGGCCACAGCAACCTCAACGCAAGCAGCAGTCTGCAGTCACACTGCAAATCCACAGAAATTGTCCAGCTGAAGGGCGGTGGAGAGGAAATCAGGGAAACTGTGCTCCATATTTATGAACAGCAGACCTGTCAGGATAACTTCTTGGCCAACGCACAGCTGCACGTCCAAGGACTGTTGACTTGTAGTCCTCCACATGTCAAGCCTGCTTCCTCAGAGGTAGTGGGACCAGAAATTTTAGACAAACCTTTCTGCTCATCCAGTATGATGTGGGCATCCAACCAAGGTTCATCGACTACTTCTGGGTCATTTCTGGGTAGCAGATCGGCATTTCAAGCTTTGCAGAGCAGCTGTAAAGACTCACAACCAACAGAGAATCAACTTATGTCCATCATCTCGCCAGCAGTAAAAGGCGAGGACACTCAACGGTCTGGCATTATGAAGAAAAGGAGACCCGTCAAATTTATTGTACGAAGGAATCACATTTTGCAGACCATAACTtcagaaaagaaacacaaagagcACTTGGCGGAAATTCTGAAAGACATTCGCAAAAAGAGGAACAATGCGGATCACTCGTGCAGCTATGTGAAGCTCGCAGaccatttaaaagcaaaagcTGTTCAACAGCTTctcaagaaaagaaacaaaatgaaagtggcTGGGTACAGAGGAGATGACTATGTTATGTCATTTATGGTTGAGAACATCAACAATGAACAATCAGCAGTAGAACAGCAGGACACCATCCAGGCTGCAAGGAGAAATGTTCTGGAGGTGGAAGACATGTCTGGGAAAGCAGTACTAGTGCGGCAAACATCAATGCACGAGGAGGAACACAGCTTACGAGAGAGTAAAGAGTTGACTGAGAGCATCTCTTTGCCTGCTCtacactcctcctcctcaatgGTCAATGAGTATGTGCAACACTGGCTGCAGATGAGCAAAGAAAGCAGCACACCCCCTTCTGGACTTGcatccaaaaaaaagaagactaaACAAGTACAAAACAAGTCTCTTCCAGTGACCCCGGAACATTGTGATCCTGCCAGAAACCTCCTAAGTTATCCAGTACCTAAGAAACATTCACCTGAGAGAACATCAGCACTAAGAGATGATTGCAAAAGGAGCAATGCCTCTGATGAAAATGCACCTAGAAATTCCTCTGCCTTGTCCAAAAACCTTGCAATAAAGATGGTCCAACAGTGCACCAAGTCACCACTGGGGAAGACCATCTCTCCCCAGAGTACACAGAATGATCTGTTATCATATTATGCATCATTAGAAAGTGTATCACTATCAGAAAAGTCACAGACACCAACCATCATCTCATCAAAAAGTTCTCCACTATCGAGCTATAATTCTTTGGACAACCAGTCAATGAATGATTCTTTACTGGACAAATCATTGTCCGGAAGTAACGTATTGGAGAAGGCTAATAATTCCCTGAAAAAGATGGATGAGGTTCATGCAAGTGGAACGCTAACCAAAGCTACACAAACCACCCGAAATCAATCTTGTGAGAAACCAAAATCATCCAAGCTCACCTCTTCTCAAAGGTCTGACATGCTAACCCCAAACACCAGAGTGTCTTCCATTAAGACGGGCAGAGCGACAACCAGTAATCTCCAAAAGAAAGTGGAACCAATACCAACAACATATAGAGTAGCCCCTGACATGGGTGTACAAACAAAGCGAACCTTCTCTGTCAGGATGGCTGCCCGGCCTGATATGAGGCCTGTTCTGGATCAGCTTTGTCTTTCCATCCAGTCTTTGAAACAGATGTCTCAGCACAAGCGGCCGTCTTGTCTGGAGAAGTCTAACAGTGTCCCGGACTTTTCATCCCATGTAGCCTCCACATTTGGCTCATCCTCTCGAGTACTCCTTGCTTTCCTTTGTGTCATGACTTTGAAGGATGGCCTCGCCAACCTCAGTACAGGCAGACAACCGAGCTCCACCAACCCCAGCTATTCCGAAGCCTTGATGCTACTGGACTCCCTCAAAGAGCTGGCCAGAATAGAAGATGCAGCTCTGCTAAATGCCAGTCTGAGCAGCCTGCAGAAGTCAGTTTCTGCACATTTGCTGCACAGTTGGAGGGGATTCCAGGACCTCAGTGACAAGGCCATGAGTTGCAGTGTCTCCCCAAGCAGCTCCAAGGGTGACGAGTCATCGAGTGAGGGTTCAGAGGAAGAGAAGGTAATGCAGGAGCTGATGGGCGAGCTTGGAGTACCAGAAAGAGTCAGAGAGGAACTGGCAGCTCTGGGTAGTGATCAGGAAAGTATGGCAGAGACCCACCATGGGCAGGAGGATGTGGTGGACAGGCAGGACTGTTTGGAAGACAAAAGTGTCGAACAGAGCTGTCTGGAGATCAGTGAGCAGATACAAGAAGGTGAATCCATTCCAATGTGCAAAGGGAGTGACATTCCACGGTCCCTGCCTAGAGAAGACACTGTAAGCTTCACAGATGCTGTCCTTGAGGATGAGGTCCATGTCTATGTAAAATCAATCACTAATGAAATCGTAGCTCCACAATGCAAAGTCACGTCAGATGATGACAATTCTGCAAGTGATCAGGTGACAGAGTCAGGTTTTCATGATGAAGAACCTTCAAGGCTACATGGAGCTGAGCTAGAAAACTCCACCAAGCTGCCTTTTATCTATGTAGACAAACAGAGGGAAGATCATGAAGAGTCCAGAATTAATGATGGCAGACAAAGCAGTGTTGATGAGGCAGAAAGAAATATTAAGCACAagcaagaaaaagagaaagaggcaTCTGATGTCGAGGAGCTGGAAACAGTTGCTCAGGATCAGGACTCGGTCAGTCGCTTGAAATATGAGGTCAAGGCGACAGAGCCCGAAGAGTGTAAAGAGGATAGAAAATCAAGCtctgaggatgatgaggagaaGTTCAGTCCAGAAGAGGAGGATAGCGATGTGGACGAGGAAGAGGATAGCTGTGAGGAAGAGGAACGAGTCGACAGCAACGTTACTGAAAAAGATGTTGCAGAAATCTTCACTAGCCAAGACTGTGCTGAACAGCAACCAGAGGAACTAGCAAGCTGTGAGATGGATCAAAATGTTGTAAAGAACACTAGATCAGATGGGCACCATGGTACTAAccatgaggaggaggacaacagGCAGTCTTGCTCCATGGAGGAGCACTTTATTCTGGACAACCCAGAATGCTACACCATTTATCAAGAGAGCTACAATGTGGAACTCACATGTTCTCCACAAAACAGATTTGACTGTGGGAAAATCCTGTCTAGTCCCACTGTAGCGGAGCAAGCAGGTTCCATCGCACAGACTGATAGCAGTATGGATGGCAAGGTAAAGCTAGATACAAATGCCAGAAGTGCAGAACATTTGAAGACCGCGGTTCAGAGTGGTGCACCTGACTCCCACGAGTTAAAGGTGGGAACCCCTGAGGGAAAAGCAGCGAGAAATGCCAAAGAACTCAGGCAAGAGGGCATCAGCAGTGCACAGATTGTTCACACAACTGAAAGCTCACCAAACCCAAGGACTCCATCAACATCGTCCTCGTTAGCGTTCAGCTACGATTCCAAAGGCCAATCTAAAGACATCGAAGGTGATGTTCAAAATAGTAGAGTTAAGTTAATCcgggagatgttcatggccaaAAGTAACACAAACAGCCAGTCTGCCCAAAGAAGAATTCCAAGTTCCTGCACCTCCGAAGTGTCTGAATCTCGTCCTGAAACATCAGATGGTGGAGACTACAGCGTGCAGGCCTCCCCAGAGCTATTGAGCGGCGAGGAAGACACTGGGAGATTGTCCATCGCCAAAGGCTACGTCAGGAGAACTATTGAGCATCTTTATGGAAAGAGCACCTTGAATGCCAAAGGCCCGGAGGAGAACCGAGCCATATCTGGCCCTAGACAGAAGCGCAGGGACTGCTCCTCTCTCAACAGCGTTAGTAGCCTCACGTCCTTCCACGAGGCGCGCTCTCAGGTCAAGGCTGACCTGTCCTACTTCAATGCCACAAGTTCATTTGAAGCATCTACTGAGCCAATGCAGTGCATCACCCTCAATGCCCAGGTGGACAGTGCTGGCGCGATTCTTATTGATAAAGGTCGTTGGCTTCTGCGGGAAAACCAGAACAGTCCGAGTTTCCTGTCGGAGTCAGGAACTCTGCCCTCAGGTGATGGAGACGACAGGCTCCGATCCAGAAAGGACGATGCCTCGTATTCTCTATTTCATTCAGAGTCTGTCCACGTATCTGAGAGGGAGGAGACTCCATTGTCTCAGTGCACCTACCTGACCCTACCACATGGGGCAGATTCGGACCCTGAGGAGGAGAACAGCAGAGCCGAGGCCAAGACTTCCAAAAGGACACGAGAATCAAAAACATCCCCAGCTACAGAGGCTGCAAAAACGTGGGCTGAGAAGAACGGCAGCCTGTCTGCCTTCATTCCCGAGTTCAGGGTTGTGGATAATAAAGTGCATCCACTTCCTGATGGCCCTGTTGTCACTCAGCCTCCAAAGGGTCAAGCCGCCCAGAAGGCACTGAGCCAGCGTCCCCCTATGGAACCTGACCTTCTGGAGGTTctgtatgtgttttgtggacAGCATTGTCCTTTACTCTAA